In Aurantimicrobium minutum, the DNA window CGAGCCAAGTTTGCCAGGTGGCGCACTTGCTCGGCAGAAATGTCAGACATGATTCTCCGTGCACTACAAACGAACCTGAAAGTTCGGGTGATTGAGTATTTAGTCTACCGAGCCAAAGGCACTGGGTCCTTCGGCAAGAAGCTTCTCGAACCCTTCAGCATCCAGAACCGGAATACCCAGTTCTTCTGCCTTCGTAAGCTTTGATCCAGCACCTGGTCCTGCGGCAACAAAGTCTGTCTTCTTCGACACACTCGATGCGGGCTTGCCACCTGCAGAGATGATTGCTTCCTGAGCTCCCTCGCGAGTGAATCCTTCGAGAGATCCCGTGGCAACTATGGTCAGTCCAGAACAGGGGCCTTCAATCTCTGCAACAGCACCAGGGCCCGCGTGTCCAGGAATTGCAAACTGAACACCAGCTACCTTCCATTGCTCAATGATGTCCTGATGCCAGTCAACATCAAACCAATTCTTCAATGACTCAGCAATGATGGTGCCGACGCCATCGACAGCTGCAAGCTCGTCAATGCTGGCGGAACGAATGGCATCCAGAGAACCGAAATGATTTGCCAGTGCTCTCGCGGCAACAGGCCCAACGTGGCGAATATTGAGCGAAACAAGCAAACGCCACAGCGGCTTCGTTTTTGCTAGCTCCAAATTCGCAATGAGCTCCACTGCGTTTTTGGATTCAGTGCCGTCAGCATTAACGAAGTAGGGAACTTTTTTGAGATCTTCTAAGGTCAACGCAAACAGGTTGGCTTCGGTTTCAAGCGGGGGCTGTTCGCCATCTTTATGGTTTGTCAGTGCCGTTGCAGCTACTTCGCCGAGACCTTCAATGTCGAGGCCACCTCGTGAACCGATGTGTTCGACACGGCCACGAACCTGGGCAGGGCAACTCTTTTGGTTAGGGCACCGCAGATCAATATCACCCTCAGAGGCAGGTGCCAGCTTTGCACCACACTCTGGGCAGCCTTCGGGCATCACGAACGCACGCTCAGTGCCATCACGCAGTTCCAGCACGGGGCCGAGAACTTCAGGAATAACATCGCCAGCCTTGCGAATGACGATGGTGTCACCGATGAGCACACCCTTGGCCTTGACCACGTCTTGGTTGTGCAAAGTAGCGAACTCTACGGTGGAGCCGGCAACCTTGACGGGTTCGACGACCGCATAGGGTGTGGCCCGTCCGGTGCGACCCACGCTGACCCGAATATCGACCAGCTTGGTGTTGACCTGCTCGGGTGGGTATTTGTAGGCGATAGCCCAACGTGGCGCGCGAGAAGTGGATCCCAGCTCACGCTGAGTGGCCATGTCATCGACCTTGATGACGATGCCATCGATTTCGTGTTCTACAGAATCCCGAGCTGCACCCATCTCTCGGATGAAGGCGGCCGCCTCTTGTGCGGAGCTGACTACGCGGTAATGCGTTGATGTGGGAAGTCCCCAGCTCTTCAAGAGCTCATACACCTCTGACTGCGTGGGGACGGGAGTGTCTTCCCACGCACCAATTCCGTGCACCAGCATGCTCAGAGGGCGTGTAGCAGTTTTTTCTGGGTCTTTTTGCCTGAGGGACCCACTTGCGGCGTTACGCGGGTTAGCGAAGACCTTCTCACCAGCCTGAGCTAATTCCACATTCAATTTTCGGAATGCTTCTACGGGAAAGAAGATTTCTCCGCGCACTTCGACCAGTGCCGGGTGCCCTTGCCCGGCAAGACGCGTGGGAATGGACTTGATCGTCAACACATTCGCAGTGACATCTTCTCCAACAACACCATCACCTCGGGTTGCAGCAGAAACGAGCACACCGTTTTCATAGCGAAGGTTGATGGCCAAGCCATCTATCTTCAGCTCGCAGAGATAGTTGACCTCACGCCCAGTGTCTTTTCGAATACGTGCCGCCCAGTCCATGAACTGTTCCTCGGAAAAAACATTGTCCAGGCTCATCATGCGTGCGGCGTGGGCAACTGGAGCAAAAAGCTCAGTAGCCTTCCCACCAACAGACAATGTGGGGCTGTCTTGTCCCTGAAGCTCGGGATATTCGCGTTCGATTTCTTCCAGACGGTGAATCAGTGCGTCGTATTCAACGTCAGCAATAAGGCTTTCGTCTCGCTCGTAATAGGCGTCACGAGCATCCAAGATTTTGGAAGTCAGCTCTTCGGCTTCGTGTTGAGCTTTCTCGAACTCACTGAGTTCGGGAACGATTTCTAAATCATCACCGAACAGAGCGTCCCCACTCATGTGGTGGCCTTCTCGGTGAGCACAGTGTTGAGATCACTGACGGTGCGAGAAATGGTGAACTGGCCCAACACCCTCGTACCCACATAAATGACTGCTGTTTGCCCTGCTGCGACAGAGTTCAGTGGGGTGGTCGGACGAACGACAAGTTCGTCACCAACCAACTGAGCTATCGCAGGTACAGGATCTGCGTGAGCACGAATCTGAACATCAACCTCAAAAGCAGTTTCAGGGTTTTCTTGAGCTTGGCCACACCAGGTGTAACTGGTGCCTGCAATCTCAGTGATGTCCAGTGCTTCGCGAGGACCAACAACAACAGTGTTGGACTTGGGCCGAATTTCTAGAACAAACCGAGGCTGACCATCTGGGGCGGGGGTTCCAATGTGAAGACCCTTGCGTTGACCAATGGTGAATCCCGGGGTTCCTTCGTGTGTGCCTAGTTTGTTGCCCTCAGTGTCAACGATGTCACCCTCGCTGATGCCCACTTTGTCTGCCAACCAGCCTCGAGTATCTCCATCTGGAATGAAACAAATGTCATGACTGTCTGGCTTTTGCGCAACACTGAGGCCGCGCTGTGCAGCTTCTGCGCGAATGAGATCCTTGGACGGAGTGTCCCCGAGCGGGAACATGGCATGAGCTAACTGCTCACTGGTAAGGACCCCCAAGACATAGGACTGGTCTTTAGCCCAGGCACTTGCCCTGTGAAGTTCAAGATTGCCGTGGGCATCTGGAACAACATTGGCGTAGTGGCCAGTGCAGACCGCATCAAAACCTAAGGCCAGTGCCTTCTCCATCAGGGCAGCAAACTTGATCTTCTCATTGCAGCGCATGCAGGGATTTGGCGTGCGGCCAGCTTGATATTCAGAGATGAAATCTTCCACCACATCTGATTTGAAGCGTTCGGAGAAGTCCCACACGTAATAGGGAATGCCCAGCATTGTGGCAGCACGCTGGGCGTCCATCGAATCTTCGATCGTGCAGCAGCCCCTGGCTCCGGTGCGCAAAGTTCCGGGCATACGGCTCAGGGCAAGATGAACGCCAACAACGTCATGGCCCGCTTCAACAGCGCGCGCAGCAGCAACGGCAGAATCTACTCCACCGCTCATCGCCGCTAAAACTCGCATAAACCAAGTTTAAGCCGTGACCGGGTGCCCCAGCTGACCAAAGCCTAGGAAGTTGTGCCGGCCCTTCGTGCACGCTCATATGCCTCAGGCAGTGCGGCAAAGAATTCTTCAAGTTCTTCTTCGGTTGTGCTGTGACCTAGTGAGACGCGGATAGCAGAAGATGCTCCCTTTTCGTCATAGCCCATCGCCAGTAATACGTGGGAAGGCTGCGCCACGCCAGCCTGACATGCTGAACCGGTGGAGACTGAGACCCCCATGGCATCAAGCAAGAAGAGTAGGGAATCACTCTGGCAGCCCGGGAAGGTGAAGTTGACGTTGTTATCGAGGCGGTTGACGCGATCACCACTGAGAACAGCCTCAGGAACCAACTCTTGGATTTTCGAGATTGTGAGATCACGCAGTGTGCTCAATCGCCGAGTTTGCTCAGCAAACCCTTTATCTGTCATCAACGCGGCAATAGCCATAGAAGAGATGGCTGGAGCATCGAGTGTTCCACTGCGCAGGCCACGTTGCTGTCCCCCACCATGAATGAGGGGTTCCAGCTGGGCGTGCCTGCTGGCGATGAGCAGACCGACACCGGGCACGGAACCGAACTTGTGGCCAGAAAGACTCATAGCAACAAGACCAGTTGCTCCTTCTGCACCTGTTTCTTCGCGCAGCTGGGCAAAGTTGATGGGGATATGGCCAAATGCAGAAACCGCATCGATATGGAGAGGAACCTTGTATTGTGCGGCGAGCGCGGCAACTTCCGCCGCAGGCTGGATGGTGCCCACCTCGTTATTGGCCCACAACATGGTCATCAGAGCTACAGCACTACCGGCACGCTCGAGCGTCTCTTTAAGTTCAGTGACATCTATGCGTCCCAGGCTGTCGACGGGAATCCACTCAAGTACTGCACCCTCGTGCTCTTGCAACCACAACACGGTGTCTAAGGTGGCGTGGTGTTCTGCTTCAGGAACAATAATGCGGTTGCGCTTAGCGTCTTTCTCAACAGATGCCCGAAAGAGCCCGACGAGGGCGAGGTTGATGGATTCGGTGCCACCGGAGGTAAAGATGATTTCAATGGGTTCACACCCGAGCACGGTGGCCAGATATTCTCTGGCGTCTTCAACAAGTGCTCGAGCCGCTTGACCGTGGCGGTGAACAGAAGAGGGGTTTCCTGCCAGGTGGAGGGCATCTGTGAATGCTTGAGCTGCTTCGGGGCGCACTGGAGTGGAGGCGGCATGGTCGAGATAGGCCACGGGTGTTCTCCTCTCCTTCAAGCTGTTGTTGAACCAATTTTCTGCCAGGTCACCGCGTTCGAAACATACTGGCAATGTATCTGGATAGTCTATTTCGAGTGACTATCCCTCCTGCACTGAACAACCTTGGCGTGCGCCAAACCGGAAACGGTGGCGAGCTCAAGGTTTTTAGTGCGCATGCTGAGGGAATTGACCTACTGGTCTATGAGGCTCCCGGCAGCAACCACATAGCTGAACGCCACTCGTTGAAAAAGGGAAAGGCAGGGGTGTGGAGCACCACATCCTCCAAGCTCATTCCTGGTGCTGAGTATTCGCTGCAAGCATGGGGCCCTGCAGGTCCGCAAGATTCCTTCTCGGTTGAAGAACTCCTCATTGATCCCTACGCCAAAGGTTTGAGCAAGGTTGGTAACCAGTGGCGCAATGTCGTAGTAGACACCAGCTTTGATTGGGAAGACTCGACCAAACCACAGACCCCACTGGATCAATCCGTCATTTATGAGGCACATGTTCGAGGTCTAACCAAGATGCATCCGAGTGTTCCGCTCGAACTGCGCGGAACATATGCCGGTCTTGGTCACGAAGCGATGACGACCTACCTCACCGAGCTGGGCGTGACCGCAGTTGAGCTACTGCCGGTGCACACCTTTGTCTCCGAAGAACACCTTCTTCGACAGGGCCTGACCAACTACTGGGGTTACAACACCCTTAATTTCTTCACTCCCCACGAGGCGTATGCCACCCATGAATCTCGCGCAGAGGGACCATCTGCGGTGCTTCGCGAATTCAAACAGATGGTCAAGGACCTCCACGCTGCTGGATTAGAGGTCATTCTTGATGTGGTGTACAACCACACTGCTGAGGAAGGTAAGTTCGGCCCACGTCTGAGCTTCCGAGGCTTAGACAACGCGAGCTACTACCGCCAAACACCCGATGGTGAATATATCGACACCACAGGGTGCGGCAATTCTTTGAATGCCTCTGAGCCTGTTGTCCAAAAACTGATTCTTGATTCGCTGCGTTACTGGGCCGAAGAGGTTCAGGTTGACGGGTTCCGTTTTGACCTTGCTGTGACCTTGGGTCGCAATGAGGATGCAGAGTACGAAAAAGACCACCCACTGCTCGAGGCAATACGAACTGATCCTGTGCTCTCCAACACCAAGCTCATCGCGGAGCCGTGGGATGTTGGCTTAGGCGGCTGGCAGACCGGAAACTTTGCAGATGGCTGGCACGAATGGAACGACCGCTACCGCGATCGCATCCGTAACTTCTGGCTTCCTGATATTGCACAGGCTCGAGAGACCGGCATTGCACCCACCGGTGTGGGCGGTTTCGCCACCCGTCTGGCAGGATCAAGCAACACATTCTCTGCTGAGCGCGGCCCGGTCGCCTCCGTGAACTTCATCACCGCACATGATGGCTTTACGTTGAACGATTTGACGATGTACAACTACAAGCACAACATCGGTAACGGTGAAGATAACCGTGATGGAACGGATAACAACCGCTCCTTCAATCATGGTGTGGAAGGCCCCACAGATAATCCAGATGTGATTGCTGCACGCCGGCGCACGATGCGTAATTTGATGGGCACATTGCTTCTGTCCGCAGGTATCCCCATGATTACCGCCGGCGATGAATTCGGTCGCACCCAGCACGGAAACAACAACGCTTATTGTCACGACTCCCCCTTGACCTGGGTGAACTGGGAGCTCCAGGAGTGGCAGCAAGACATGCTCGCCACCACCAAACACCTTACAAAGATGCGCCAGGAACATCCGGCACTGCGTCCAACAAAGTTTGGTGTCTTCGGCGAGCGCATTCCCAGTGCCAGTCAGGTTGATTGGTACAACACCCAGGGCGAAATGATGGAGTTGGAGGATTGGGAAGATCCTCACAACCGCACGCTGCAATATGTTGCCGCGAGCACCCCAGAATCTGGTGATTTCAACCGTATTTTGATGATCATTCACGGAACCGAACAACCCACTTCTGTGGTGGTCCCCAAACATGAGGGGGTTCTCTTCTACGAGCCACTGTGGTTTAGTCCCCACCACACTCCTCGAGATGTTCCCGGCGTGCTTCGCCCAGGTGAGACGTTCAAACTCACGGGAACATCCATTTTGTTGTTCAACGCTGCAAACTCGTAGTTTCCAGAACACACTGCAAGAGAGTAGTTTTCGATTATGGAACCCTCATCCATCGGCCGCATTCCCATTCTCGACGTTCGCCCTGATCTGGGGGTGCCTGAGCTTTCTGCGAAATCGTTTGTCGGAGAAGTTGTCCCTTTCAGCGCGACATGTTTCCGTGAAGGTCACGACCTGATCGGTGTTGCACTGCATTTACGCAACCCCGAAGGAAAGTCTTCGAGGCTTCAGATGCACTCTGCAGGTCCTGGCACCGACAGGTGGATTGTTCAAGCACAGCCAGATAAGCCTGGTGCGTGGACTTTCACCGTTGAGGCCTACTCGGATGACTATGCAACATGGCATCACAACGCTGAGGTTAAGATTCCTCTAGGAATTGATGTGGAGTTGATGCTGACCATCGGCTCCGAGCTGTTCACTCGAGCTTCCAAGGAGCCCTCGAGGACCGCTACCCACCGCAAAAAACTGGCGGCTGTTGCAACCGCATTGGCAGATACAACTATTGACCCACTGATTCGTTTTGAAAAAGCCAGTGGCGAAGAAGTTGATGCCCTGCTTTCACACGCCCCGATTTCTAGCTTGGAAACCTTCTCCGCTGAATACCCACTTCGTGTAGAGCGCGTGCGTGCCGGGTTTGCTAACTGGTATGAATTCTTCCCCCGCTCCGAGGGGGCCAAGCTCAATGCAGATGGTTCCTGGACGTCGGGTACCTTCCGCACGGCAGCCAAACGTTTAACGGCTGTGGCAAAAATGGGCTTCAACGTTTTATACATGCCCCCCATTCACCCCATCGGCACCATCAACCGTAAAGGCCCCAACAACACCTTGGTCACAAACCCAGGTGACCCAGGCTCTCCGTGGGCTATTGGTTCTGCAGACGGCGGCCATGATGCTATCCATCCCGACCTGGGTGACTTTTCTGACTTTGCCTTTTTCCTCAAAGAAGCAAAAAAGAACGGGCTCGAGGTTGCATTAGATCTTGCCCTGCAAGCAGCTCCTGATCACCCGTGGGTAAAAACAAACCCTGAATGGTTTACCACCCTGCCCGATGGCAGCATTGCCTTCGCAGAAAACCCACCCAAGAAGTATCAAGACATCTACCCCATCAATTTTGATAACGACCCTGAAGGCATTCGTGCTGAGGTTCTGCGGGTGGTTTTGTTCTGGATTTCTCAGGGAATCACCACATTCAGGGTTGACAACCCACACACCAAACCAGTCGATTTCTGGGAATGGCTGATTGCTGAAGTTAACAGCAAACATCCCGAAGTTGTTTTTTTAGCTGAAGCGTTTACTCGCCCAGCCATGATGCAAACTCTTGCCAAAGTGGGATTCCAGCAGTCATATTCTTATTTCACCTGGCGCAACACGAAGTGGGAGTTGGAAGAATTCTTCCGCTCGATTTCGAATGACACGGCAGATTTCATGCGGCCTAACCTTTTTGTGAACACGCCAGATATTCTCACCGAATACTTGCAATTCGGGGGGCCTGCCGCCTTCACTATTCGCGCCACGCTCGCGGCAACAGCCGCACCACTGTGGGGTGTGTACACCGGTTTTGAGCTCTATGAATCTGTTGCCCGCCCAGGTGCAGAGGAATATATCGATAACGAAAAGTTCGAATATAAATTCCGCGATTGGGCTGCCATCGACAAGGCCGGGACCTCCCTAGCTCCCTATCTGACACAGTTGAACACAATCCGTGCAGAACACCCTGCTTTGGGACAACTGCGCAACATCACCATTCAGCGCACTGACGATGATGCAATCCTGTGTTACAGCAAACACTTGGATGCCCAATTTACGGGAACCGGAAGCTCCGACACCCTCATCATCGTGGTGAACACTGACCCTCACTCAGTGCGTGAAACCACCGTGCATTTGGATCTCACCACGCTCGGCGCCACACACGGTGACACCCTCACCGTAACCAACCTCATCACCGGCACAGAATGGACTTGGGGTGCAGATAACTACGTACGCTTGGATCCTTTCACTGAGCCAGTCCATATTTTGCATGTGAGCGGAGTGAACTCGTGACCGAGAAAAAGCCAGCCGTGAAAAGAGCTGCAGCCAAAAAAACTACTACGAAGAAAACTGCCCTCTCGGATTGGCACACACCCCAGCTCGATGACGGCCTGCTTGCGTGGGTTGCTCAGGGAAGCCATTACGACCCGCACAGTGTGTTGGGACAGCACCTGATTGCTGTCGAGGGCTCAACAGATCACGTCACGATTATTCGCACTCGACGCCCCTTGGCTTCTGAGGTCATCGCCATATTGGGCAGCAAAGCCCGTATCGAGCTCAGTCACGCCGGTCACGGCATCTGGGAGGGTGCACACACTCTCGGTTTGCAGGATTACAAAATTGAAACCCGTTACCCCGACGGCTCGGAGTGGATTGCAGAAGACGGCTACCGCTTTGCCCCCACCGTTGGTGAGCTAGACCTGCACTTGATTCGTGAAGGAAGACACGAGCGGCTCTGGGAAGTACTCGGTGCTCGCTATATCGGCCATGGCGGAGTCAAGGGGACAGTTCAAGGAACCGCATTTAGTGTGTGGGCTCCTAACGCTCAAGCCCTGCGTGTGAAAGGAACATTCAACAACTGGAACGGCGAAGGCCACTCGATGCGTTCACTGGGCTCGAGTGGCGTCTGGGAACTGTTTGTGCCCGATGTGCACCCCGGTGAGGTCTACAAGTTTGAAATACTCACCAAAGCAGGCCACTGGGTTGAACGTGCCGATCCAATGGCGCGCCAAACTGAGTGCCCACCACTGACGGGCTCCATCATTGCTCACTCCACCTACAAGTGGGGCGATAAGAAGTGGCTGACCAAGCGAGCAAAAACTGCTCAACATGCTGCCCCCATGAGTATTTATGAACTGCATGTGGGTTCATGGCGCCAAGGATTGTCTTACCGCCAGCTAGCAGATGACCTCATTGGTCACGTTCTTGAAACTGGCTTTACCCACGTTGAGTTTATGCCGTTGGCAGAACACCCTTATGGGCCTTCCTGGGGATACCAAGTCACTGGCTACTACGCTCCAACTGCACGCTTTGGCGACCCAGATGATCTGAAGTATCTCATTGACCGCCTG includes these proteins:
- the glgX gene encoding glycogen debranching protein GlgX translates to MTIPPALNNLGVRQTGNGGELKVFSAHAEGIDLLVYEAPGSNHIAERHSLKKGKAGVWSTTSSKLIPGAEYSLQAWGPAGPQDSFSVEELLIDPYAKGLSKVGNQWRNVVVDTSFDWEDSTKPQTPLDQSVIYEAHVRGLTKMHPSVPLELRGTYAGLGHEAMTTYLTELGVTAVELLPVHTFVSEEHLLRQGLTNYWGYNTLNFFTPHEAYATHESRAEGPSAVLREFKQMVKDLHAAGLEVILDVVYNHTAEEGKFGPRLSFRGLDNASYYRQTPDGEYIDTTGCGNSLNASEPVVQKLILDSLRYWAEEVQVDGFRFDLAVTLGRNEDAEYEKDHPLLEAIRTDPVLSNTKLIAEPWDVGLGGWQTGNFADGWHEWNDRYRDRIRNFWLPDIAQARETGIAPTGVGGFATRLAGSSNTFSAERGPVASVNFITAHDGFTLNDLTMYNYKHNIGNGEDNRDGTDNNRSFNHGVEGPTDNPDVIAARRRTMRNLMGTLLLSAGIPMITAGDEFGRTQHGNNNAYCHDSPLTWVNWELQEWQQDMLATTKHLTKMRQEHPALRPTKFGVFGERIPSASQVDWYNTQGEMMELEDWEDPHNRTLQYVAASTPESGDFNRILMIIHGTEQPTSVVVPKHEGVLFYEPLWFSPHHTPRDVPGVLRPGETFKLTGTSILLFNAANS
- a CDS encoding cysteine desulfurase family protein, whose translation is MAYLDHAASTPVRPEAAQAFTDALHLAGNPSSVHRHGQAARALVEDAREYLATVLGCEPIEIIFTSGGTESINLALVGLFRASVEKDAKRNRIIVPEAEHHATLDTVLWLQEHEGAVLEWIPVDSLGRIDVTELKETLERAGSAVALMTMLWANNEVGTIQPAAEVAALAAQYKVPLHIDAVSAFGHIPINFAQLREETGAEGATGLVAMSLSGHKFGSVPGVGLLIASRHAQLEPLIHGGGQQRGLRSGTLDAPAISSMAIAALMTDKGFAEQTRRLSTLRDLTISKIQELVPEAVLSGDRVNRLDNNVNFTFPGCQSDSLLFLLDAMGVSVSTGSACQAGVAQPSHVLLAMGYDEKGASSAIRVSLGHSTTEEELEEFFAALPEAYERARRAGTTS
- the ligA gene encoding NAD-dependent DNA ligase LigA; this translates as MSGDALFGDDLEIVPELSEFEKAQHEAEELTSKILDARDAYYERDESLIADVEYDALIHRLEEIEREYPELQGQDSPTLSVGGKATELFAPVAHAARMMSLDNVFSEEQFMDWAARIRKDTGREVNYLCELKIDGLAINLRYENGVLVSAATRGDGVVGEDVTANVLTIKSIPTRLAGQGHPALVEVRGEIFFPVEAFRKLNVELAQAGEKVFANPRNAASGSLRQKDPEKTATRPLSMLVHGIGAWEDTPVPTQSEVYELLKSWGLPTSTHYRVVSSAQEAAAFIREMGAARDSVEHEIDGIVIKVDDMATQRELGSTSRAPRWAIAYKYPPEQVNTKLVDIRVSVGRTGRATPYAVVEPVKVAGSTVEFATLHNQDVVKAKGVLIGDTIVIRKAGDVIPEVLGPVLELRDGTERAFVMPEGCPECGAKLAPASEGDIDLRCPNQKSCPAQVRGRVEHIGSRGGLDIEGLGEVAATALTNHKDGEQPPLETEANLFALTLEDLKKVPYFVNADGTESKNAVELIANLELAKTKPLWRLLVSLNIRHVGPVAARALANHFGSLDAIRSASIDELAAVDGVGTIIAESLKNWFDVDWHQDIIEQWKVAGVQFAIPGHAGPGAVAEIEGPCSGLTIVATGSLEGFTREGAQEAIISAGGKPASSVSKKTDFVAAGPGAGSKLTKAEELGIPVLDAEGFEKLLAEGPSAFGSVD
- a CDS encoding alpha-1,4-glucan--maltose-1-phosphate maltosyltransferase, yielding MEPSSIGRIPILDVRPDLGVPELSAKSFVGEVVPFSATCFREGHDLIGVALHLRNPEGKSSRLQMHSAGPGTDRWIVQAQPDKPGAWTFTVEAYSDDYATWHHNAEVKIPLGIDVELMLTIGSELFTRASKEPSRTATHRKKLAAVATALADTTIDPLIRFEKASGEEVDALLSHAPISSLETFSAEYPLRVERVRAGFANWYEFFPRSEGAKLNADGSWTSGTFRTAAKRLTAVAKMGFNVLYMPPIHPIGTINRKGPNNTLVTNPGDPGSPWAIGSADGGHDAIHPDLGDFSDFAFFLKEAKKNGLEVALDLALQAAPDHPWVKTNPEWFTTLPDGSIAFAENPPKKYQDIYPINFDNDPEGIRAEVLRVVLFWISQGITTFRVDNPHTKPVDFWEWLIAEVNSKHPEVVFLAEAFTRPAMMQTLAKVGFQQSYSYFTWRNTKWELEEFFRSISNDTADFMRPNLFVNTPDILTEYLQFGGPAAFTIRATLAATAAPLWGVYTGFELYESVARPGAEEYIDNEKFEYKFRDWAAIDKAGTSLAPYLTQLNTIRAEHPALGQLRNITIQRTDDDAILCYSKHLDAQFTGTGSSDTLIIVVNTDPHSVRETTVHLDLTTLGATHGDTLTVTNLITGTEWTWGADNYVRLDPFTEPVHILHVSGVNS
- the mnmA gene encoding tRNA 2-thiouridine(34) synthase MnmA, producing MRVLAAMSGGVDSAVAAARAVEAGHDVVGVHLALSRMPGTLRTGARGCCTIEDSMDAQRAATMLGIPYYVWDFSERFKSDVVEDFISEYQAGRTPNPCMRCNEKIKFAALMEKALALGFDAVCTGHYANVVPDAHGNLELHRASAWAKDQSYVLGVLTSEQLAHAMFPLGDTPSKDLIRAEAAQRGLSVAQKPDSHDICFIPDGDTRGWLADKVGISEGDIVDTEGNKLGTHEGTPGFTIGQRKGLHIGTPAPDGQPRFVLEIRPKSNTVVVGPREALDITEIAGTSYTWCGQAQENPETAFEVDVQIRAHADPVPAIAQLVGDELVVRPTTPLNSVAAGQTAVIYVGTRVLGQFTISRTVSDLNTVLTEKATT